The Streptomyces kanamyceticus genome window below encodes:
- a CDS encoding gluconokinase, producing MSTPHVVVVMGVAGTGKTTIGPLLADRLGVPYAEGDDFHPAENIQKMSSGTPLTDDDRWPWLDAIGAWAHGRAGRGGVVSSSALRRSYRDRLRAAAPGVVFVHLTGDRVLIEERMSHRQGHFMPTALLDSQFATLQPLGADEAGVDVDVSGGPEEIADRAFSALHGLELR from the coding sequence ATGAGCACCCCCCACGTCGTCGTAGTCATGGGCGTGGCAGGAACCGGCAAGACCACGATCGGCCCCCTGCTCGCGGACCGGCTCGGCGTTCCCTACGCCGAAGGCGACGACTTCCACCCGGCGGAGAACATCCAGAAGATGTCCTCCGGCACACCGCTCACCGACGACGACAGGTGGCCGTGGCTCGACGCCATCGGCGCCTGGGCGCACGGCAGGGCAGGACGCGGCGGGGTGGTCAGCAGCTCGGCGCTCAGGCGCTCCTATCGCGACCGGCTGCGCGCTGCCGCTCCCGGGGTCGTCTTCGTCCACCTGACCGGTGACAGGGTCCTCATCGAGGAGCGGATGTCGCACCGGCAGGGGCATTTCATGCCGACCGCGCTTCTCGACTCGCAGTTCGCCACGCTTCAGCCTCTCGGGGCGGATGAGGCGGGTGTCGACGTCGATGTCTCGGGTGGGCCCGAGGAGATCGCCGATCGGGCTTTCTCGGCGCTTCACGGCCTCGAACTCCGCTAG
- a CDS encoding FadR/GntR family transcriptional regulator, with product MTAQARGLHSRVLESLGPAITAGEYPPGSVLRTDELAQRLEVSRSVMREAVRVLESMHLVASRRRVGVTVLPTEEWNVYDPQVIRWRLAGADRPRQLRSLTVLRSAIEPVAAGLAARYATAEQCAELTACALGMVAHSRGHQLEGYLKHDVAFHRVILNASGNEMFARLGDVVAEVLTGRTAHQVMFEDPDPPAVTLHVRVAEAVREGDAARAEALTREIAEGALQELDILAP from the coding sequence ATGACCGCACAGGCCCGAGGGCTGCACTCCCGCGTACTGGAAAGCCTCGGGCCCGCCATCACCGCGGGCGAGTACCCGCCCGGCAGCGTGCTGCGCACCGACGAGCTGGCCCAGCGCCTGGAGGTGTCCCGCTCCGTGATGCGCGAGGCGGTCCGGGTCCTGGAGTCCATGCACCTGGTCGCGTCGCGCCGCCGCGTGGGCGTGACCGTACTGCCCACCGAGGAGTGGAACGTCTACGACCCGCAGGTCATCCGGTGGCGTCTTGCGGGCGCCGACCGGCCGCGCCAGCTGCGCTCGCTCACGGTGCTGCGGTCCGCGATCGAGCCCGTCGCCGCGGGACTGGCGGCCCGGTACGCCACCGCCGAGCAGTGCGCCGAGCTCACCGCGTGCGCGCTCGGCATGGTCGCCCACTCGCGCGGGCACCAGCTGGAGGGCTATCTGAAGCACGACGTGGCCTTCCACCGGGTGATCCTGAACGCCTCGGGCAACGAGATGTTCGCGCGGCTCGGCGACGTCGTCGCCGAGGTCCTGACGGGACGTACCGCGCACCAGGTGATGTTCGAGGACCCCGACCCGCCCGCCGTCACCCTGCACGTCCGGGTCGCCGAGGCGGTACGGGAGGGTGACGCGGCCCGCGCCGAGGCCCTGACGCGGGAGATCGCCGAGGGCGCCCTCCAGGAGCTGGACATCCTCGCGCCCTGA
- a CDS encoding YchJ family protein codes for MSRRAARPARTARPVNCPCGHPVPYEKCCGRLHRGEAAAATPEELMRSRYSAFAVRDEGYLLRTWHPRTRPPRVEFDPGTRWTGLDIEDTTEGTAFHPRGTVTFLARYTEGGRAYALHEHSTFERVDGAWVYVDGTFVD; via the coding sequence ATGTCCCGACGCGCCGCCCGCCCCGCCCGTACCGCACGCCCCGTGAACTGCCCCTGCGGTCACCCCGTGCCGTACGAGAAGTGCTGCGGCAGGCTGCACCGGGGCGAGGCCGCGGCGGCCACCCCCGAGGAGCTGATGCGCTCGCGCTACAGCGCCTTCGCGGTCCGCGACGAGGGCTACCTCCTGCGCACCTGGCACCCCAGGACCCGGCCGCCGCGCGTGGAGTTCGACCCCGGGACGCGCTGGACGGGCCTGGACATCGAGGACACCACCGAGGGCACGGCGTTCCACCCGAGGGGCACGGTCACCTTCCTGGCCCGGTACACCGAGGGCGGCCGTGCGTACGCCCTGCACGAGCACAGCACGTTCGAACGCGTCGACGGGGCCTGGGTGTACGTCGACGGCACGTTCGTCGACTGA